TGCACGAATCCTGAAGGGATTGCCACGGCATTCCTGATTGGAGACGGCTACGCCTTAACGGCCTTCCATGTCATCGAAGGGCAGAAGAACCTCAGTGCCGTGACGCTCGACAAACGACGCTATCCGCTTCAGATCATCGGCTTCGATGACCATTCCGATGTGGCGCTCATCCGCGTGGGCGTCCCGGTAAACACCCCGTTCATTCCACTGGCGGCCGCGGCACCGAGGGTGGGAGAGCCAGTGCTGACCATCGGCAATGGCAACGGGGCGTTCCTCGGGTCTAAGATGGGCCGGTTGACCGGCCTGGACCGCGGAGCTGAACGCGCCGAATTTCCGGCAGGAACACTGGAATTCAATGCCCGGGTGCTGCCCGGGGACAGTGGTGGACCACTCATCAATGCGCGGGGTGAGGTGGTGGGCGTGGTGAGTTACATTCGGCTGGCGGACGGGCGTGGCAGCCGCATTACGGCGTATGCCGTGCCGGTGACTCAGACGGGCGCCCGGATGGCCGGCCTTCGTGGGGGATTGAGGCAGGTGGCGCCCACGACCGGTCTTCATCTCGATTCCCACCTGGACTACGCGGCAGCGCTCCCACCGGAAGAGTTTGGTGAGTTCAGCGACGAATATGAGCTTGACCTGGGCACGACGCCGGGTGCCTTTTTCACCCGTGTGGCGCCGGGAAGCCCTGCCGAGCGGGCCGGCCTGCAACCTCTGGATTTCGACCGACACGGAAAACGCATCTCGGGTGATCTGGTAATTGCCGTGAATGGCCAGCGAATAAACAACTTCTTGGAGCTTCAGTTCGCTGTTAGGCGCTACCAGGCGGGCGAGGCCATTACGCTGAGCGTGCTGCGCAACGGCCGGACGCTGGTCGTGACGCTGGTACTGGTGCCGCGAACCGACGTGCGCGGGACTGGTTCCACGTCGAATTGAGGGGCAGGGGAACGTTGCGTGGGTTGCGGGGCTCGTACCCTAGGTCACAGCGCACTCAGAGATCGGCAAGTTCCGCTGCCAGATCATCGGCCGGGACATCGACATACGCCCGTGTTGTATTGACGTTGGCATGACCCAAATGATGAGCCACACGTACAAAATCCCGCGTCCGACGATATAACAAGGTCCCGTTGTATTTCCGGAAGGGGTGAAACCCACTCCAGGGGAGACCTTCCTGTTCCATCAGACGCCGCAGATGATAGGCCGCCCCGGACCGGTACGCGAAGGTAAATAGGCGTCCGTCCCGACCCTGACCAGCATGCGCCTTCAGAGCTTCGAGAAGCGTGCCGGAGATGCCAACGATCCGCCGTTTGCCGCCTTTGCCGTGGACCGTCAGGCGATGGTTGGCAGTGTCCACCTGAGTCCAGGTCAGGGTCAGAGCTTCTTCGATGCGCAGGCCAGCATGAGCGGTCAGCAGGATCAGGACGCGAAGGTCCGTTCGTTGTTCCCGTTCCGCGGCCGCCAGCGCCCGGTGTACGACCGTCTCCCGGTGCGGTGGCCTCCGGGTGATCGCGTCGGTCCGGTCCCGGGGCTGTGGCACATCCTCGAATGGATGGGCGGTGGTGGCTTCCGCCCAGCGCAGGGCCGCATACAGGGCGTTGGCCGCTGCCACCCGGGAGCGGACGGTCGCGGCTGCTTTGGGGCCGGCACCATCCCGGTTGACCGACAGGCTGCTCACCCAGAAGGCGGCGTCGTTGCGTCTCGGTCTCAGCAGGTTCCAGGCCCGGTCTTCAGCGTGAGTCAGGAATTGCCGGACACCGGTGCGGTACGACCGCAGGGTGTGCGGACTGATCGTGATGCCGGCCTGGGTGAGCGTGGTCAGGTAGGCGACGGTGAGGTCCCACAGAACTTCAACGTTTTTATCCCGAGCAGCTTCGGTGGCGCGGCGGCGGAGTTCAGATTCGTGGAGGCTGGTCCAGGTGGAGGCCTGGTCAAGGAGGTGGCCTCGGCGGAGGTCGAGGGTGTAGGAGGCCCCCTTAGTTGATGCTTGCTCGCCCTCTCCCCTGCTCTCCATATTTTGGATGATAATAACAAAGCTTATCGGACAAACTGTAGATAGAGAGGCTGGTGATCTCCATCAGGGGTCTTCGGCCCATTCAACCTGAACTCAAGCCCACAGGAACCTGGTTCTGTGCGCGGTCCTGGTATGCAACTCAGGACGCTCGCAAATGGGCCATGTGGCAGACAGAGTGGTTGCATTCGTCTTTTGAAACAGGACAACTCTTTGGATTCCTCCGCTTGGTAACCCACCTCAGCAGCTGACACTTTGCGGCGAATGGCGTCCTGAACGCTGTGCGGCATGACAAAGGGCGGTATCAGAGTCTGTGACGAGCATTGATACCGCCCTGCTCCATGCTGACACGCTGGCCGCCCACCTGAAAAGCTGCCTCCCACATCGTCGTCTGGACGCGCTCCGCAGACTGGCCGAAGTGCTCCTCGCGCTGCTTCAAGCCGAGTCCACGCTACACCGCAAGATCGCGCTTCATCTGCCTCGAGAAGCCACCCTCGAATCGAAAACTCGCACGGTGGCTCGGGTGTTTCACGATGCGCACCTCACCTCGCAGGACGTCACAGACGTGCTGCTTCCCCTGCTTCCTGAGGGCAGACTGACCCTGATCATGGACCGCACGACCTGGCACTACGGCCACACGCCGCTCAACATCCTGGTGCTGGGTGCGATCCTCGGGGGCGCTGTGATCCCGCTGGTTTGGACGGTGTTGCCACATCAGGGAGGGCAGCAGTACCGCAGCCAGGATTCTCCTGGTGGCCCGACTGCTGAGGATTCTGCCCGCGAGACGCTGGGCGGTTCTGATCGCAGACCGGGAGTTCATCGGACAGGAGTGGTGCGGTTTCCTCAGATATAAGCGGATTCGGCAGTGCTTGCGCATCCGGGAGAACACCCGCATCGACGATGACTTGGCCCGGGACCTGTTCACGACGCTGCAACCAGGTGAAGTGCGCACGCTCTTCGAGCGGACCTGGGTGTATGGCTCGTGGATGCAGGTCGTCATGACCCTGTCCCCCGCGGGGGACAGGGTCATCGTCGCCTCGGATTTGCCCGTCCTGGACGTCCTTCGTACCTATCGTCTCCGGTGGGCCATTGAATCCGCATTCTCGGCCTTGAAGTCGCGAGGCCTGAACTTGGAGGCCACCCACATGACGGCGGCAGACCGGATCTCTAGACTCTTCGGATTGCTGTGTATCGCGTTGGCGTGGATGGCGCGGGTCGGGGCAGCAAAGAGACACGAGGAGCCAACGAGGAGCGACAACCGGGGGCGCCCGGTGACGAGTCTGGTGCGAACGGGCTGGCTGGAACTCAGCCAGGCGGTCCGGTGGGGAGGCGAGGCGTTCCGGATCTACCTTCAGCTCCTGAACACGCCATTCCCAGCCGCTGGTACATCAGTTTCCCGAAGTGTCAGGTGCTGAGCCCGGGTCCAGTACGAAGCGCTGACTCATCAGCAGGATGGAATCCAGGCATGACCAGACGGGCCCACCTTGATTGTCGTACACCAGGACGTTGCTGTCCGGGGTAGGGCCCAAGGTCAGTTTGAGGCGTTTGGCGCCCACATGCTTGAACGTGGTCGTAAAGATGATGTTCGCGCCCTGGCGCCGGGCGTCGATTGTGAACTGCAGTGGGTAAGGACCAACCTGTTGAGGTCGTATGGTCTCAGCCGGGAACAGCGGTCGGCCCGAGCCGCCAGCGTTCGTGACGCCGGTCCAGGTCAGGAGCATCCCGAGCAGAGTGGAGATGAAGCTCGACATCATGCCTGGCTCCAATCCTCTACCCTCAGGGCTGGCACACGTTGGAACTCCCGGACGTTGTTCGTGACCAGCACCAGGTCATGCGCGAGGGCAGTGGCGACGATTTGAAAGTCCAGCGGGCCGATCGGCTGCCCCTGCTGCTCCAAGATCGCCCGGACGTGGCCGTACGTGTCGGTGACGCGTGAGTCGAACGGTACGACCACCAGCCGGGAGACGAAATCACTGATGGCGGCGAGGTTGTGGTTCACGCGTTGGCTTATGTGCCCACCGTGCAGCAGTTCAGCTTCGGTGACAGCACTCAGGCCGAGCTGTCCGGGTTGCAGGCGGGCGAAGCGGTCGCGCACGGTGGGTGGGCGGTTCTTGATGATGTAGATGCAGATGTTGGTGTCGAGCAGGTAGCCGAGGGTCAAAGGGCTTCTCGGTCTTGTGACCCGCCCTGGTCACGGAGGTTCGGGAGGAAGGCGACTTGGATGTAGGTCAGGGCGTCGAAGGCGCCTTCCAGGCCGGCGACGGGTGCGATAGGGCGCAGGATGAGGGTGTTGCCATGGCGGATGATGTCGACCTCGGTGGCGTCAAGGCGCATGTTCAAAGGCAACCGGACGGCCTGGGAGTTGCCGCTTTTGAAGACTTTGGCGCGGGTCATACTTCACCTCCGTATATACCAGGGAGTATATACCGTATTGCTACGGACTCACCATCAACGCGCAGCCTGTAGTGCGGACCTCCTGTACCCGCTGGGATGAGTTCCACGCCGGTCGCGTCTCCCTGAAGTCAGGTGGCTGGAGGTCGCTTCGTGTGAGGCAACCGTAAGTCAGCGATTCGTACACTGCCGGCACCTCAACCCGAAGGACGGTCCCCGATGAAACGAGTGCTCACCACGATGATGCTGTTTGCCGGTACGGCCTCTGCTCAGCTGGGCCCCGTCACCACCTCAACGCTGCTTCGCCTGCCGCTCGCCCCGGGGGCCGTTCGCGTCACGGATGCTGCAGCCACCCGTGAATTCGGCCATGTCCTCAATGGACTGGCCAAGGACCAGAACAGCGGTTGCGAGACCAGCGAGTACCTGGTGTGGGATGACGCGGACCGCGCCGAGGAAATCAGCGATCACCTCGCCTCCCAACTCAACACGCGCGGCATCACTTTCAAGACACTGAACGAGGATGAGGACGACGAAAGCTATTCGTTGTCTTTTCTGCTGACCGACAAAACCAACCGATATGTCGGGGTGATGTACGGCGATGCAGACAGCCTGGTCCTGGGCTGGTGCGGACTGAAAACCTCTACCTCGGTTCAGCCTGCGCCAGTGGCCAGGGTTCCAGCTTCCTCTGCGGCCAGGTCTGCTCCCCGCGCACCGTTTGAGCCGGGCGATCCGGTGCTGGTGCAGCGCGGCTCAGCCTGGGTTCGGGCCACCGTCGTGAGAATCGCTTCTGTCGGCGTGATCGTTCAGTACGACAACACAGCGTGGCCGGAAGAGTTTGTGGATTCTTCCCTGCTGCGTCCGGCCCAGCCCGGACCAGCGGTCGCTGGTGCACCCTACCGGGTGGGTGACGTGGTCGAGGCCCTCTGGCACGGCACCCTGTGGAGTGGCGCGACCATTACCGAGCAACTCGGGGACATGTATCAAGTCAGGTGGAGCAGTTCGGGCATTCTGAACTGGGTGCGCTACGAGCACCTGCGCGAG
The nucleotide sequence above comes from Deinococcus malanensis. Encoded proteins:
- a CDS encoding S1C family serine protease; translation: MNSKWTAACRGAVLTATLQMAGTVDARTNPIDAGTSSVLLAQAAPEPLNVQEKNALAALFKKLRPATLRIEDCPPDDCTNPEGIATAFLIGDGYALTAFHVIEGQKNLSAVTLDKRRYPLQIIGFDDHSDVALIRVGVPVNTPFIPLAAAAPRVGEPVLTIGNGNGAFLGSKMGRLTGLDRGAERAEFPAGTLEFNARVLPGDSGGPLINARGEVVGVVSYIRLADGRGSRITAYAVPVTQTGARMAGLRGGLRQVAPTTGLHLDSHLDYAAALPPEEFGEFSDEYELDLGTTPGAFFTRVAPGSPAERAGLQPLDFDRHGKRISGDLVIAVNGQRINNFLELQFAVRRYQAGEAITLSVLRNGRTLVVTLVLVPRTDVRGTGSTSN
- a CDS encoding site-specific integrase, translated to MESRGEGEQASTKGASYTLDLRRGHLLDQASTWTSLHESELRRRATEAARDKNVEVLWDLTVAYLTTLTQAGITISPHTLRSYRTGVRQFLTHAEDRAWNLLRPRRNDAAFWVSSLSVNRDGAGPKAAATVRSRVAAANALYAALRWAEATTAHPFEDVPQPRDRTDAITRRPPHRETVVHRALAAAEREQRTDLRVLILLTAHAGLRIEEALTLTWTQVDTANHRLTVHGKGGKRRIVGISGTLLEALKAHAGQGRDGRLFTFAYRSGAAYHLRRLMEQEGLPWSGFHPFRKYNGTLLYRRTRDFVRVAHHLGHANVNTTRAYVDVPADDLAAELADL
- the vapC gene encoding type II toxin-antitoxin system tRNA(fMet)-specific endonuclease VapC, with product MTLGYLLDTNICIYIIKNRPPTVRDRFARLQPGQLGLSAVTEAELLHGGHISQRVNHNLAAISDFVSRLVVVPFDSRVTDTYGHVRAILEQQGQPIGPLDFQIVATALAHDLVLVTNNVREFQRVPALRVEDWSQA
- a CDS encoding antitoxin, whose amino-acid sequence is MTRAKVFKSGNSQAVRLPLNMRLDATEVDIIRHGNTLILRPIAPVAGLEGAFDALTYIQVAFLPNLRDQGGSQDREAL
- a CDS encoding agenet domain-containing protein, yielding MKRVLTTMMLFAGTASAQLGPVTTSTLLRLPLAPGAVRVTDAAATREFGHVLNGLAKDQNSGCETSEYLVWDDADRAEEISDHLASQLNTRGITFKTLNEDEDDESYSLSFLLTDKTNRYVGVMYGDADSLVLGWCGLKTSTSVQPAPVARVPASSAARSAPRAPFEPGDPVLVQRGSAWVRATVVRIASVGVIVQYDNTAWPEEFVDSSLLRPAQPGPAVAGAPYRVGDVVEALWHGTLWSGATITEQLGDMYQVRWSSSGILNWVRYEHLREVARAATPAAAVPRPPAQPAPARPVPAPSPVPAVSSLKVGTLVDVQRGSISSEATVIRTRPDGVLVRYEDNTANDEWVDAGRVTLFQPGVTRGGPKSGTYQCYHPMYENSYMGSFVVTAGGNYRYLTGTKKSGVFSYNEATRALTWKSGEWAGKVARSEYRNVAGQGPMILLAFEPGGRRAGNYQRCLYRG